AAAACAAGTGTTCCTGGTGTATTTGCTGCCGGAGATGTGCAGGATCACGTTTATAGACAGGCAATCACGGCGGCGGGATCAGGTTGTATGGCCGCTCTAGAAGCAGAACATTGGCTAACGGATCAAGGCATTTAAAATGTCCTGTTGGAGAAGCCTCCTGACGGCATTTTTGTTGCCCATGGCAGTTCACGCTACAGAATTTGCTCCATGGTTTGGGAACCAGTATGAATTTGAAGGTGGCGTGTCAGCGATTTACCAAAAGTTTGATCGCATTAACTCTTCCTCTTATCGATCCGATGATGTCTTTCTTAACTTAAGCCTCTCCCTTTCTCCTGATCCAAATTGGAGTGGTGAAATAGAGCTTCTATTTGCTGACACGCGACACCGCAATCTTGGTTTCGACAGCGGGAAACTGACAGGACGTTATTTATTTTTAGATGATGTCTCTGGAGATCCTGTGAGTTTGACGTTCGGTATTTCCATGATTTTACCTATCCATCGCGCTTTAAGAGATCCAGGGTCATTTCATCATGGGATGATAGAGTCAGAAGTTCATTTAGCTATAGGAAAGGAGCTTGCATCTCACGATCAATGGGTAAAAAGACAGTTTGGAGTGATTGCTCTTGGAGCTGCGACACAAGGTGCTCCATGGCTTCGTGCCTGCTATTCGTGGGAAAAAAAGGTTTCTAACCGTTTTTCTTGGACAGCCTATTTGAATGGACTTTTTGGTTTTGGCAAGCGACGCTTAAATCTTAAGGGATTTAAGGGGTATGGCGCTATTGGCCATCGTTCAGTTGATCTTGGCCTTAAATTGAATTATCTCTTTGATTATAATGGAAGTCTGTCACTTGATTATGCCCGCAGAATCTATGCGTGCAATTACCCGAAAAATGCGAATATTTTTCAATTAACTTATTTATATCCCTTTAGCCCCTGATTGTTTTAATCTAAAAGTTAATCCATTAAAAGAGCGACTGCTGTTGCATATTCTTTGCAATGGCTGATCGAGATGAGGATGTTAGGATTACCGAAATGTTCCATCACTGCGCTTGATAATAAAACGAGAGGGTTACCTCGTGGCCCATTTTGGATTGAGATATCGAGAAAAGATAATTCTTTACTAAAGCCAGTACCGAGAGCTTTCGCTACCGCTTCTTTTGCTGCAAATCGCCCCGCAAGACGTGCAGAAGGGTCTTGAAATTTGAGGCAGTAGGCCTGCTCTTCTGGCAAAAAAATGCGATCTAAAAACTTCTGACCATATTTTTCTAAATTTGCTTTAATTCTACTAATTTCAATGATGTCGTTGCCAATATTAATTATCACAGGGCAAAATAATTTTTATGGGTGTTTTCGAGGTTTTTAACAGATTGCTGCAGTTCTTGCTCATTTAGAATAGTTTCTTCAGCAGCATTGCAAAAGATCATGCGCCCTGAAGAGGTATGTTTTACAGAAAGAACCTGGGTTTTGATGACTTCACCAATGAATTCTGCGCCCCCATTCACTACAACCATCGTGCCGTCGTCTAAGTAGCCAACTCCTTGTCTCGGCTCTTTTCCATAGCGTTGGATTTTAATGCTAAGAAATTCTCCTGCTGTTGTAATTGGCTTTAAGGCATTAGATAGAAGGTTAATATTAATTACACGGGTACCTTCAATTTCTGAAATTTGCACACGATTGATATCTGCTGTAATAATGTTAGCATCTAAAGCTCTTGCTAAACAGGTCAACTTGGTATGAACATCCTTGATGTCAGGAAAATCGTTATCGACATAGCGAAGTTCTAAATTGGGGATATTTTCTAGCTTTTTAATGACTTCCAAGCTTTTACGAGCTTTGATTTTAATAGATTCGTCATTGCTATCTGCCATTTGGTAAAGCTCCTTAAGAGCAAAACGAGGAAAAATGACGTGGTGGTCGAGAAGCCCGGATGTTGCCAGATCAATGATGCGAGGATCTGTTAAAATGGAAATGTCTAATAAAATATCTCTCTTCTTTTGAAAGGAAGGTTTAAATTTAACAAATGGAATACTGAGATAGAGTTCGCTAGAGCCTCTAGTAGCCATGACCATACCTAAATAGCAAGTAAATAAAAAGACTGTGCCTTTGATCGCTATCAACGTTTCTTGAGATAGAGAAAAGCTTCCAAGGGTGAAAATGCTATTTAAAATTAGAAGAACTGCTTGCCCCATTAGGTAGCCAAAAAAAATTCCAAGTGTAATAAGATTAAAGGCACGCAAAGTAAAGCGTTTAAATAAAAGT
The window above is part of the Chlamydiales bacterium STE3 genome. Proteins encoded here:
- a CDS encoding hypothetical protein (Product derived from UniProtKB/Trembl:Q6MAG5); this translates as MNISLAFARILFLLLCVLILTTYSIAILPGGANIANLLIGTSIGMLFSLLLISCELLFKRFTLRAFNLITLGIFFGYLMGQAVLLILNSIFTLGSFSLSQETLIAIKGTVFLFTCYLGMVMATRGSSELYLSIPFVKFKPSFQKKRDILLDISILTDPRIIDLATSGLLDHHVIFPRFALKELYQMADSNDESIKIKARKSLEVIKKLENIPNLELRYVDNDFPDIKDVHTKLTCLARALDANIITADINRVQISEIEGTRVININLLSNALKPITTAGEFLSIKIQRYGKEPRQGVGYLDDGTMVVVNGGAEFIGEVIKTQVLSVKHTSSGRMIFCNAAEETILNEQELQQSVKNLENTHKNYFAL
- a CDS encoding hypothetical protein (Product derived from UniProtKB/Trembl:Q6MAG3); amino-acid sequence: MSCWRSLLTAFLLPMAVHATEFAPWFGNQYEFEGGVSAIYQKFDRINSSSYRSDDVFLNLSLSLSPDPNWSGEIELLFADTRHRNLGFDSGKLTGRYLFLDDVSGDPVSLTFGISMILPIHRALRDPGSFHHGMIESEVHLAIGKELASHDQWVKRQFGVIALGAATQGAPWLRACYSWEKKVSNRFSWTAYLNGLFGFGKRRLNLKGFKGYGAIGHRSVDLGLKLNYLFDYNGSLSLDYARRIYACNYPKNANIFQLTYLYPFSP
- a CDS encoding Holo-[acyl-carrier-protein] synthase (Product derived from UniProtKB/Swiss-Prot:Q6MAG4;Gene name derived from UniProtKB/Swiss-Prot:Q6MAG4;EC number derived from UniProtKB/Swiss-Prot:Q6MAG4), yielding MIINIGNDIIEISRIKANLEKYGQKFLDRIFLPEEQAYCLKFQDPSARLAGRFAAKEAVAKALGTGFSKELSFLDISIQNGPRGNPLVLLSSAVMEHFGNPNILISISHCKEYATAVALLMD